In the genome of Vicia villosa cultivar HV-30 ecotype Madison, WI linkage group LG7, Vvil1.0, whole genome shotgun sequence, one region contains:
- the LOC131620572 gene encoding inositol-tetrakisphosphate 1-kinase 1, with protein sequence MAENKPGIIGYALAPKKQNSFIRDSLLTLAKSRGIQLVRVDSDRSLADQGPFDCVLHKLYGDDWKRQLQEFQSRNPNAVILDAPEAIERLHNRISMLQVVSELRVDDRTETFGIPKQIVIYDKETLSDGQAWESLKFPVIAKPLVADGSAKSHKMALVFSHGALNKLKPPIVLQEFVNHGGVIFKVYVVGERVRCVKRKSLPDVSEEKVLGVSEDLLSFSQISNLANRDSVNDDEKFYQMMSLDDTTEMPPQAFIVDIASGLRKAMKLNLFNFDVIRDSRYGNRYLIIDINYFPGYAKMPGYERVLTDFFCDLIHKKDADDKNVKESEVITDGDKSNAEVLTDEIDKSKSVTVQK encoded by the coding sequence ATGGCAGAGAACAAACCCGGCATCATCGGTTACGCTTTGGCGCCCAAGAAACAGAACAGCTTCATCCGCGACTCACTCCTAACGCTCGCCAAATCGCGCGGAATCCAACTCGTCCGAGTCGACTCTGACCGTTCTCTAGCAGATCAAGGTCCCTTCGATTGCGTCCTCCACAAACTCTACGGCGACGACTGGAAACGCCAGCTTCAAGAGTTTCAATCAAGAAACCCTAATGCGGTGATTCTTGACGCTCCCGAAGCGATTGAGCGGCTTCACAACAGAATCTCAATGCTCCAGGTTGTTTCCGAGCTTAGGGTTGACGACCGAACCGAGACGTTCGGGATCCCGAAGCAGATTGTGATTTACGATAAGGAAACTCTCTCCGACGGTCAGGCTTGGGAGAGTTTGAAGTTTCCGGTGATAGCGAAACCGCTTGTGGCTGACGGGAGTGCGAAATCGCATAAAATGGCTTTGGTTTTTAGCCATGGTGCGTTGAATAAGCTGAAGCCTCCGATTGTTTTGCAGGAGTTTGTTAATCACGGTGGGGTGATTTTCAAAGTGTATGTTGTTGGTGAGAGGGTTCGTTGTGTGAAGAGGAAGTCTCTGCCTGATGTTTCGGAGGAGAAggttttgggggtttctgaagATTTGCTGTCGTTTTCGCAGATTTCGAATCTGGCGAACCGGGATAGTGTGAATGATGATGAGAAGTTTTATCAGATGATGAGTTTGGATGATACTACTGAGATGCCTCCGCAGGCTTTTATTGTTGATATTGCTAGTGGGTTGAGGAAGGCGATGAAGCTGAATCTGTTCAACTTCGATGTGATTCGTGATTCGAGATATGGAAATAGGTATCTTATTATTGATATCAATTACTTTCCTGGGTATGCTAAAATGCCGGGTTATGAAAGAGTTTTAACTGATTTTTTCTGTGATTTGATACACAAGAAAGATGCTGATGATAAAAATGTGAAAGAGAGTGAGGTTATAACTGATGGTGATAAGAGCAATGCTGAGGTTTTAACTGATGAAATAGATAAGTCCAAGTCTGTTACAGtacaaaaatga
- the LOC131619056 gene encoding uncharacterized protein LOC131619056 has product MGVTLVVSEQSMARINDAAIVAALEVVAQAMQNQLTTRGVLRKYFLEDVRGKKEMKFLELEQGNSFVTEYAVKFVELVKFYPYYSTETTEFSKCIKFENGMRPEIKQAIGYQHICRFPKLVNNCRIYEEDSKAHSAYYKSHNEKKGRNQDHGVTHSFISLDCATMLGLNMSPMDDSMVIDTPSSGSVTTTFVCKGCPLTIFDKSFMMDLVCLPLHQINVILGMNWLEFNYVHINCYNKTLRYPEFGDNGELMLLTTKQVSECLRDEVVMFASLQSDREATDDISDLPQEHEVEFSIEFVLGTSPVSMAPYRMLASKLNELKKQLDEMLEKKFVRPSIQVKPDDIPKTDFRIRYGHYEYTVTLFGVSNALGVFMEYMNRTFHSYLDKFVAVFIDDILIYSKSKEDHAEHLRVVLQVLKEKKLYAKLSKCEFWLKEVSFLGHVISSGEIAVDPSNVDVVLQWKTLKFVTEIRSFLGLASYYRRFIEGFSKLVLLLTQLTRKGQAYVWDVMCEESFVKLKKKLTTALALIFPNPSESFVVYCDASKMGHGGVLI; this is encoded by the exons ATGGGTGTTACATTAGtagtatcagagcag AGTATGGCTAGAATAAATGATGCTGCAATTGTCGCTGCTTTGGAGGTTGTTGCTCAGGCCATGCAGAATCAGCTTACTACTAGA GGAGTTTTGAGAAAGTATTTCCTTGAGGATGTTCGGGGCAAGAAAGAGATGAAATTCCTTGAGCTGGAACAAGGGAATTCATTTGTTACTGAGTATGCTGTCAAGTTTGTAGAGCTTGTGAAGTTTTATCCATACTATAGCACCGAGACGACTGAGTTTtccaagtgtatcaagtttgagaatgggatGCGTCCGGAGATCAAACAAGCAATTGGATATCAACATATCTGTAGGTTTCCTAAGTTGGTGAACAACTGTAGGATCTATGAGGAGGACAGCAAGGCTCATTCAGCATATTATAAGAGTCACAATGAGAAGAAGGGGAGGAACCAAGACCATG GTGTTACTCATTCATTTATTTCACTTGATTGTGCTACTATGTTGGGATTGAATATGTCTCCTATGGATGATAGTATGGTAATAGACACTCCTTCTAGTGGTTCTGTTACTACTACTTTTGTTTGTAAGGGGTGTCCTTTGACTATCTTTGATAAGAGTTTTATGATGGATTTGGTGTGTCTACCTTTGCACCAAATCAATGTGATTCTTggtatgaactggttggagttcaactatGTTCATATTAATTGTTATAATAAGACGTTGAGGTATCCCGAGTTTGGTGATAATGGGGAACTGATGTTGTTGACTACTAAGCAAGTAAGTGAATGCCTTAGAGATGAAGTCGTGATGTTTGCATCGTTGCAAAGTGACCGTGAAGCTACAG ATGATATAAGTGATTTGCCTCAAGAACATGAAGTAGAGTTCTCTATAGAATTTGTGCTAGGTACGAGTCCAGTATCGATGGCTCCCTATAGGATGTTGGCTTCCAAGCTgaatgaattgaagaagcaattggaCGAGATGCTCGAGAAGAAGTTTGTTCGACCGAGT ATTCAAGTTAAACCAGATGATATTCCAAAGACGGATTTTCGaataaggtatggtcattatgaatataCTGTAACGTTGTTTGGTGTGTCAAATGCTCtaggtgtttttatggaatacatGAATAGGACATTCCATTCATATTTGGATAAGTTTGTGgcggtgttcattgatgatatattGATTTATTCCAAATCGAAAGAGGATCATGCTGAACATTTGCGCGTGGTATTGCAagtattgaaagagaagaagttgtatgcgaaaCTATCGAAGTGCGAgttttggttgaaggaagtgagttttcttggccatgtgatttctAGTGGTGAAATTGCTGTGGATCCTTCTAATGTTGATGTTGTGTTGCAATGGAAGACTCTAAAATTTGTGACTGAGATtcgaagttttcttggtttagcTAGTTACTACCGAAgattcattgagggattttctaagttagtATTACTGTTAACTCAGTTGACTCGAAAAGGTCAAGCTTATGTATGGGATGTTATGTGTGAAGAAAGTTTTGTTAAATTGAAGAAGAAGTTAACGACCGCTTTGGCATTAATTTTTCCTAATCCAAGTGAGtcttttgtggtgtattgtgatgcatcgaaGATGGGTCATGGTGGTGTATTGATTTAG